Within the Desulfurobacteriaceae bacterium genome, the region AGATTTCAAGTCTTCCAAGTATCATTTCAAAGGAAAGAAGTATCTTGTCAAGACTTGAAAAGAAAGAAAAGTTTTCCGCTGGTCCTACTTTGGCAAGTCCAGGTCCCAATGAAGTAATACAAGCAATGGAAGAAGAAAAAGAGGTTATTAGATCGTAGCCAGAAAGCGAAATAATAAAGCCAAACAGGATTGCTGTTGAGAAGTAGATGGAAATGAAAGCTAGAAGAGTGTTAACTTCTGATAGTTCCCAAATTTTATTTCCTAAC harbors:
- a CDS encoding potassium transporter TrkG: ALLMILALIGACSGSTAGGLKQFRFLIIVRTAKKEIEKTFNPNLVYRISLGNKIWELSEVNTLLAFISIYFSTAILFGFIISLSGYDLITSFSSSIACITSLGPGLAKVGPAENFSFFSSLDKILLSFEMILGRLEIFTVLAVLLPSFWRD